The DNA sequence CACCGGTATGATGGCGAGGCCGCGGGTCAGCAGGCGCCGCGCCCAGTTCGGGATGCGCAGGCGCAGAAAACCTTCCATGATGATCTGGCCGGCGAGCGTCGCCGTCACCGTCGAATTCAAGCCCGACGCCAGCAGTGCCACGGCAAACAGGATCGAGGCGATGCCGAGGCCAAGCAGCGGCGACAGCAGCTTGAAAGCCTGGTCGATCTCGGCGACATCCTGGTGGCCGGTTTCGTGGAAGGCGACGGCCGCGACGATCAGGATGGCGGCGTTGACGAACAGCGCCAGCATCAGGGCGATGGTGGAGTCCGTCGTCGCCCATTTGATGGCATCTCGTTTTCCGGCCTCCGTGCGCTCATAGGCGCGGGTCTGCACGATCGAGGAATGCAGGTAGAGATTGTGCGGCATCACCGTTGCGCCGATGATGCCGATGGCGATGTAGAGCATCGCCGGATTGGTGACGATTTCGGAGGACGGCACGAACATCGAATGCAGGATCGTGCCGGCCGGCGGAGCGGCAACGAAGATCTGGATGGCAAAGCAGCTGAAGATGATGACCAAAAGCGCGACGACGAAGGCTTCGAGATAGCGGAACCCCTTGTTCATCAGGAGCAGAACCAGGAAAGCGTCGAGCGCGGTGAGCATGGCGCCGCCGATCAGCGGGATGCCGAACAAAAGCTGCAGCGCGATCGCGGTGCCGATCACCTCGGCGAGGTCGCAGGCGATGATGGCGAGTTCGCAGGCGATCCACAGCACGAGATTGACGGGGCGCGGATAGTAGGCGCGGCAGGCCTGGGCGAGGTCGCGGCCGGTGGCGATGCCAAGGCGCGCGGCCAGCGCCTGCAGCAGGATCGCCATCAGGTTGGACAGCATGATGATGAACAAAAGCGTGTAGCCGAACTGCGCGCCGCCGGCGAGGTCGGTCGCCCAGTTGCCCGGGTCCATGTAGCCGACCGAGACCATGTAGCCGGGACCCATGAAGGCGAACAAGCGGCGGAACCAGACGCCTGATGTCGGCACCGCGATGGAGGAGTTGACCTCGCGCAGGCTGGGCTGATCGTCTTCATCCCGTCTGGCGAACCGCCATGCGGACCGGGAGGTTGTGACGTCTGCTTCTGACATGAAAAGGCTTTCCGCGACTTCCGGAGGATGCCCTCAAGGTATGCCATGGCTCAACATTATGCAATAGGCTATATTTCATTGTCGGTGCTTTTTAGCATGTCGCGCTGTGCGTGCGAGGATGACGCCCCCGGAGACGCCGGTTGCGCCTCTCTCGGAATGCAAATAAACGGCCTGAAGAATCAGAGCCCGTGCTATAAAAGCAGGGACGGCAAACTCCCGAGGAGGAGCGCGCATTGGCGCTGAAGAACAGACCGGTCCCGCGTGAGCCGTTGCTCGATGCCGATGTCCATTCGGAAGGGTTCCGGCAGACGCGCGAAGCGCGCCGCAGCGCGCTGGTCGAGGATTATGTCGAACTGATCGCCGACCTGATCGAGGACGGCAACGAGGCGCGCCAGGTCGACATCGCCGCGCGCCTCGGCGTCGCCCAACCGACGGTGGCCAAGATGCTGACGCGGCTATGCGCCGACGGGCTGGTGTCGCGAAAGCCCTATCGCGGCGTGTTCCTGACCGATGCCGGCCGCAAGGTCGCAGAGGAAAGCCGCATCCGCCACCAGACGGTCGAGGCCTTTCTGCGCTCGCTCGGCGTCAGCGCCGAGACGGCGCGCATCGATGCCGAGGGCATCGAACACCATGTCAGCGCCGAGACGCTGGAAGCGTTCCGCAAGGCGATGACGGCGCGCTGAAGCGCTTCATTGCCGCGTTTTCGACCATGTTAGCCGCTGGAACCGCCGGCGCTTATGCGCGTTCCCCTCTCATTGCGCGCCTATCGCGCGCCAGGGAGGAAGCAATGGGCATCGAGCAGGCACCGACCGCAAAAGGCAAGCAGGCAGCCACAGGATTGGAACAGGCGGCCGCCAGGGACGAGCGCAAGACCGAGGCCGAAACGGGACATCCGCTGAAGAAAGGCGCCGATCGTTTCGAGGAACGCTCGAAAAGCTCCGACGGCAAGAGCGCCGGCGCCAAGCAGAAAGAGTAAGCGGCAGCAGTTCTGGACCGATGCGGATGACCATCGAGTGGCGCCCGCCTGAACGCTTTGTCTTTCAGGGACATTCGATTGCCTGGGGCGTCATGGGGGAAGGACCGCCCGCCGTCGTTCTCCACGGCACGCCATTCTCCTCGGTCGAGTGGCGCCGCATCGCGCCATGGCTGGCGAAGCAGCGACGCGTCCACTATTTCGACATGCTTGGCTATGGCTGGTCGGACAAGCCGGACGGCGATGTGTCGCGTGGCATGCAGAAAGAGCTGTTCGCGGCGCTCTATGCCCACTGGAAGCTGGAACGGCCCGACGTGGTCGCGCATGATTTCGGCGGATCGACCGCTCTGCGCGGTCATCTGCTCAACGGTTGGAGTTCCGCTCGATGGTGCTGATCGATCCAGTGGCGATCAGCCCGCAAGGTTCGCCGCTGGTCCAGGCAGCCAGGCAGAACGAGAAGGTTTTTGCCGGGCTGCCCGCATATGTCCACGAAGCGATCTTGCGGGCCTACATCGATGGCGCGACGGACAATTCGTTGCGCACAGACGAGATGCAGGCCTATCTGCGTCCATGGCTTGGCGACGAGGGCCAGAAGGCGTTCTGGAGGCAAGTCGCGCAGGTGGACGACAAGTACACGGAGGAAGTGGAGTGGCGATATGGCGAGATTCGCTGTCCGGTCACCATCCTGTGGGGCGAAAATGACGATTGGATCCCGATAAAGGACGGCCGGGAGCTGGCGCGGCGCATTCCCGGTGCGACGTTTCAGACAGTCGCCGGCGCCAAGCATCTCGTCCAGGAAGACGCGCCGGAGGCGATCGCCGCAACGGTCCTCCAGTTCTGGCGGAGCCTGGAAGGCGGCTAGGGCGGTTCAGCGTTTGATAGAACCGCCGGACCGGCCCAATTTCCTTCGCTGGTCTTCGGCTCGTCTGATATCTCGCGCTTGACCGTGTCGCGCACGCTGGCCAGCGCCGGCACCGAAAACTGGCTGCTATTGTCGGCGTCGCGGGTGAGGCCGAGCGTGGGACCGAGCAAATGGCTGATCGACAGGCCGCCGCGCTCCAGCGCCTGCAACGTGGCCGGATCGGTGACGGCGACGCTGGGATCGAGCGTCACCGCGCCGGCATTCGCAAGCCCGAGGCACGGCAACGCCACCGGCATCGACAGGAAACACCTGATCGTCCTCAAGCCTGGAACCCCCTTCCAATGCCGGCGATGCGACAGGCCTTGCGGCGCTCCCGGCCAGTGTGGTGGAGCGGCCATGCGGCGCTGCCTGGCCACAAAAATGCTGTGACTTGGAGCAACCATTGCGATACTTGTTTGTTGGATTGAGCCGGCCCTGCCGGAGCAATGGGGAAGTTTGCAGCACGAGGAGTTGCCATGCTCTGGAGAGGCCGTCGTCAGAGTGACAATATCGAGGACGACCGCAGCGATGGCGGCGGCGGCGGGATCGGTGGTGGTGGCGGCCAGTTCCGCATTCCGATCGGTGGCCGCGCCGGTGGCGGCGGTAGCATATTCCTCGTCATCCTGGTGGTGCTGGCAGGATGGTATTTCGGCTTTGATCCCTCAACGATCCTGGGCGGTGGCGACGGTGGCCTGCTGCCAGGCGGCGGTGGCCAGATATCGGACAACAGCGGCGGCCAGGACAGCGGCGCAACGCCAGCCAATGACGAGATGAAGCAGTTCGTGGCGACCGTGCTCGCCGAGACGGAAGACACCTGGACCGGCATCTTCAAGTCGCAAGGCCTGACCTATGAGGACCCGAAGCTGGTGCTGTTTTCCGGCCAGGTCCGCTCCGCCTGCGGCTTTGCCTCGGCGGCGGCGGGACCGTTCTATTGTCCGGGCGACCACAAGGTCTATCTCGACATGACCTTCTTCCAGCAGCTCGACCAGCAGTTCGGCGCTTCCGGCGAGTTCGCCCGCGCCTATGTCATCGCGCATGAGGTCGGCCACCACGTGCAGAACCTCACCGGCATCATGGGGAAGTTCAACCAGATGCGGCAAGGCATGAGCGAAGCCGATGCCAACCAGCTGTCGGTGCGCATCGAGTTGCAGGCCGACTGCTTCGCCGGCGTGTGGGCGCATTACACCGGGCAGAAGGGCATATTGGAGCAAGGCGACTTCGAAAGCGCGCTGAACGCGGCCAAGCAGATTGGCGACGATACGCTGCAGAAGAAGATGCAGGGCTATGTCGTGCCGGAAAGCTTCAACCACGGCACCTCGCAGCAGCGGCAGACCTGGCTGACACGCGGATACAAGAGCGGCAAGCTTTCGGACTGCAACACGATGAGCGGCCCGCTCTAAGCAGCCGTTTTCGGACATGGACCTGGCGGCCAACGCGCCGTCAGGGAGTGTCAGGATCAAAGCTTCCTGCCTGTTCCCGCACTGTTCCTTTCCGCGGGCTCGCCTATAAGGTGCGTCCGCCCGCGCCCCCCAGGCGGCCAGAGGAGCTTGACCCATCATGATCGATCCCAAAACCGCCAAGCGGGGCCTTGCGCTGGTTTTCACCACGCTGCTGCTCGATATCATCGGCTTCGGCATGATCATGCCGGTGCTGCCGGCCTTTCTCAGGGAATTGACCGGCGTCGGCATCAGCGAAGCGGCGATCGAGGGCGGCTGGCTGTTCTTCGTCTATGCGGCCATGCAGTTCTTCTTCGCGCCCATCATGGGCGGCCTGAGCGACCGATTCGGGCGGCGGCCGATCCTGCTCGCCTCGGTGTTGACCTTCTCCATCGACAATTTGATCTGTGCCATCGCCTGGTCCTATCCGATGCTTTTCATCGGCCGCGTCCTGGCCGGCATTTCGGGCGCCAGCTATTCGACGACGTCGGCCTTCATCGCCGATATTTCGAACGACGAGAACCGGGCGAAGAATTTCGGCCTGCTCGGCATCGCCTTCGGCGTCGGCTTCGTCATCGGGCCGGTGCTGGGCGGATTGCTCGGTACGTTCGGGCCGCGCGTGCCGTTCTTTTTCGCCGCCGGGCTCGCCTTCGTGAACTTCCTCATCGCAATGTTCTTCCTGCCCGAAACGCTCGATGAAAAGCACCGCCGCCGCTTCGAGTGGAAACGCGCCAACCCGGTCGGCACGCTTCTGCAGATGCGCCAATATCAGGGCATCGGCTGGATTGGGCTGGTCTTCTTCCTGATGACGCTCGGCCACATGATGTATCCGGCGGTGTGGTCGTTCGTCTCCAACTACCGCTACGGCTGGAGCGAGCAGCAGATCGGCTTCTCGCTCGGCGCTTTCGGCCTGTGCGGCGCCATCATCATGGGCACGGTGCTGCCGCGCGTCATCCCCAGGCTCGGCGAGTGGAGGACGGCGGTCATCGGCCTGACGTTCACCGCGGCCAGCGCCTTCGGCTATGCCTTCGCCTCGCAAGGCTGGATGGTCTACGCGGTGATCGTCGTCGGCTGCCTGGAAGCGCTGGCCGATCCGCCGCTGAGAAGCCTCGCCGCAGCCAAGGTTCCCCCTTCGGCACAAGGCGAATTGCAAGGCGCGATGACCTCGATCTTCTCGATCACCTCGATCGTCACGCCGCTGCTCTATACCGCGATCTTTTCCTGGTTCACCGGCCCCAGCGCGCCCGTCACCTTCGGCGGCGCGCCCTATCTGGTCGGTGCATGCTTCCTGGTGCTGGCGGTCATCGTCTTCGTCACCAAGGTGGCCAGGCCGGCGACGGTCATGACTGTCACGAACGATGTCGTGGAAGATGGAGCCCAGCTATGAGCCGGAGGCAAGTGAGGGGTGGCGCGACGCGTCTCAGGCCCTTTCCGCCAGCAATTCCTCGCCGCGCTTTTCGCGGATGAGGTTGACGAAGCGGCGGAACAGGTAGTGCGAATCCTGTGGGCCGGGCGAAGCCTCGGGGTGATGCTGGACCGAGAACACCGGGCGGCCGGTCAACGCGATGCCGCAATTCGAGCCGTCGAACAGCGAGACATGGGTTTCCTCGACACCCGCGGGCAGCGAGTCGGCATCGACGGCAAAGCCGTGGTTCATCGAAACGATCTCGACCTTGCCGGTGGTGTGATCCTTGACCGGATGGTTGGCGCCGTGATGGCCCTGGTGCATTTTGGCGGTCTTGCCGCCCAGCGCCAACGCCAGCATCTGGTGGCCGAGGCAAATGCCGAACACCGGAATGTCGGTCTTGAGCAGGTCCTGGATGACCGGCACGGCATAGTCGCCGGTGGCTTCCGGGTCGCCGGGGCCGTTGGAGAGGAAAATGCCGTCGGGCCGCATGGCGAGGATTTCTTCCGAACCGGTGCTGGCCGGAACCACCGTCACCTTGGCGCCCAGACCGGCGAGCAGCCGCAATATGTTGCGCTTGACGCCGTAGTCGATGGCGACGACGTGCAGCGAAGGCTCCGCCTGTTCGCCAAAGCCTTCGTTCCACGCCCAAGGCGTCTCGCGCCAGACAGAAGACTGGCCCGACGTGACCTCCTTGGCGAGATCGAGCCCGATCAGGCCCGACCATGCGGCGGCACGCCGCTTCAGGTCGTCGAGGTCGAAGACGCCGTCGGGCGCGTGGGCGATGACGGCATTGGGCATGCCCTTTTCGCGGATCAGCGCGGTGAGCGCGCGGGTGTCGATGCCCGACAGCGCGACGATGCCCCGCTTCTTCAGCCACTGGTCGAGATGGCCAGCGGCGCGGTAATTGGACGGGTTGGTGACGTCGGCCTTGAACACGGCACCGACGGCGCCGGCACGAGCGGCCGGATTGAGGTCTTCGATGTCCTCGCCATTGGTGCCGATATTGCCGATATGCGGGAAGGTGAAGGTGACGATCTGGCCGGCATAGGACGGGTCGGTGAGGATTTCCTGGTAGCCGGTAAGTGCCGTGTTGAAGCAGACCTCGGCGACCGCCGAGCCGGTGGCGCCGAGGCCGCGACCCTCGATGACGGTGCCGTCGGTCAGCACCAGAAGGGCGGTCGGCTTTTCAGTGGCCCAGGCGGGCGTCATCTCGGCCATGGCGGCACTCCTATCAAGCCGCGCGCTTCCATAGCCCGGCGGGCGTTGGCGCGGCAAACGGCGCGAAGCGGCGAATTCGCGGCCTCCACGCACCCAAGCTTCAGTTCATGCAAGGCCCAGTACATAGGGGAAGGGGACAGGGCGGTCAATGATCATGCGAAAGAGGGCCGCAATTTATTTCATTGAGGAATATCATAGGCTTGCCCGGGCATAT is a window from the Mesorhizobium australicum WSM2073 genome containing:
- the carA gene encoding glutamine-hydrolyzing carbamoyl-phosphate synthase small subunit → MAEMTPAWATEKPTALLVLTDGTVIEGRGLGATGSAVAEVCFNTALTGYQEILTDPSYAGQIVTFTFPHIGNIGTNGEDIEDLNPAARAGAVGAVFKADVTNPSNYRAAGHLDQWLKKRGIVALSGIDTRALTALIREKGMPNAVIAHAPDGVFDLDDLKRRAAAWSGLIGLDLAKEVTSGQSSVWRETPWAWNEGFGEQAEPSLHVVAIDYGVKRNILRLLAGLGAKVTVVPASTGSEEILAMRPDGIFLSNGPGDPEATGDYAVPVIQDLLKTDIPVFGICLGHQMLALALGGKTAKMHQGHHGANHPVKDHTTGKVEIVSMNHGFAVDADSLPAGVEETHVSLFDGSNCGIALTGRPVFSVQHHPEASPGPQDSHYLFRRFVNLIREKRGEELLAERA
- the ypfJ gene encoding KPN_02809 family neutral zinc metallopeptidase — its product is MLWRGRRQSDNIEDDRSDGGGGGIGGGGGQFRIPIGGRAGGGGSIFLVILVVLAGWYFGFDPSTILGGGDGGLLPGGGGQISDNSGGQDSGATPANDEMKQFVATVLAETEDTWTGIFKSQGLTYEDPKLVLFSGQVRSACGFASAAAGPFYCPGDHKVYLDMTFFQQLDQQFGASGEFARAYVIAHEVGHHVQNLTGIMGKFNQMRQGMSEADANQLSVRIELQADCFAGVWAHYTGQKGILEQGDFESALNAAKQIGDDTLQKKMQGYVVPESFNHGTSQQRQTWLTRGYKSGKLSDCNTMSGPL
- a CDS encoding TCR/Tet family MFS transporter, whose translation is MIDPKTAKRGLALVFTTLLLDIIGFGMIMPVLPAFLRELTGVGISEAAIEGGWLFFVYAAMQFFFAPIMGGLSDRFGRRPILLASVLTFSIDNLICAIAWSYPMLFIGRVLAGISGASYSTTSAFIADISNDENRAKNFGLLGIAFGVGFVIGPVLGGLLGTFGPRVPFFFAAGLAFVNFLIAMFFLPETLDEKHRRRFEWKRANPVGTLLQMRQYQGIGWIGLVFFLMTLGHMMYPAVWSFVSNYRYGWSEQQIGFSLGAFGLCGAIIMGTVLPRVIPRLGEWRTAVIGLTFTAASAFGYAFASQGWMVYAVIVVGCLEALADPPLRSLAAAKVPPSAQGELQGAMTSIFSITSIVTPLLYTAIFSWFTGPSAPVTFGGAPYLVGACFLVLAVIVFVTKVARPATVMTVTNDVVEDGAQL
- a CDS encoding alpha/beta fold hydrolase, with amino-acid sequence MVLIDPVAISPQGSPLVQAARQNEKVFAGLPAYVHEAILRAYIDGATDNSLRTDEMQAYLRPWLGDEGQKAFWRQVAQVDDKYTEEVEWRYGEIRCPVTILWGENDDWIPIKDGRELARRIPGATFQTVAGAKHLVQEDAPEAIAATVLQFWRSLEGG
- a CDS encoding Nramp family divalent metal transporter, with the protein product MSEADVTTSRSAWRFARRDEDDQPSLREVNSSIAVPTSGVWFRRLFAFMGPGYMVSVGYMDPGNWATDLAGGAQFGYTLLFIIMLSNLMAILLQALAARLGIATGRDLAQACRAYYPRPVNLVLWIACELAIIACDLAEVIGTAIALQLLFGIPLIGGAMLTALDAFLVLLLMNKGFRYLEAFVVALLVIIFSCFAIQIFVAAPPAGTILHSMFVPSSEIVTNPAMLYIAIGIIGATVMPHNLYLHSSIVQTRAYERTEAGKRDAIKWATTDSTIALMLALFVNAAILIVAAVAFHETGHQDVAEIDQAFKLLSPLLGLGIASILFAVALLASGLNSTVTATLAGQIIMEGFLRLRIPNWARRLLTRGLAIIPVVVVTALYGEKGTGQLLVFSQVVLSMQLPFAVVPLVQFVSDKKKMGNLAIPRGVAALAWVVAAIILVLNFKLLYDTMFGVG
- the mntR gene encoding manganese-binding transcriptional regulator MntR; this encodes MALKNRPVPREPLLDADVHSEGFRQTREARRSALVEDYVELIADLIEDGNEARQVDIAARLGVAQPTVAKMLTRLCADGLVSRKPYRGVFLTDAGRKVAEESRIRHQTVEAFLRSLGVSAETARIDAEGIEHHVSAETLEAFRKAMTAR
- a CDS encoding alpha/beta fold hydrolase, with the translated sequence MTIEWRPPERFVFQGHSIAWGVMGEGPPAVVLHGTPFSSVEWRRIAPWLAKQRRVHYFDMLGYGWSDKPDGDVSRGMQKELFAALYAHWKLERPDVVAHDFGGSTALRGHLLNGWSSARWC